In Quercus robur chromosome 11, dhQueRobu3.1, whole genome shotgun sequence, the sequence ttttactaaaaatagtCTAAGTATAGATAATTCTTTTATGATTATTCCATTCTATtctcttatgaactcccaaatgaAGCCTTATTACAAAGGGTAATAATCAACTAATattcatttaataataataataaaaataaaaaagatacatAGATATATAAGAGTACATACACATTGCCCATCATCATTAATGTGTACTATGACATTCCGAGAGTAATAAATCTGGCTTGATGCAGTATTTGGGTATTTTCTGTACTCGTACACATTCTTATATTCTTGATATTTCTCAACTTTTGTTGCTATGTAATTTACTTCACTCTTTGGGTCACCTTTGTCCACGTACACCACCTTATATTCTTGATCTTTCTTCTTGAGTCTTTTCGCTTTCTGAACTTCTTCATCTCTATATTGATCATCATAGTTAGTTCTCCATTTTGACGATTTTTTCTCAGAATTTAGCAACCGAAGTAATGATACTGGTAATTGCAATCTCTCTTTAGACGTCAACAATATCGGATGATTTCTCAAATGAATAAGCTTGGACCTTTAAAAAgtaaaaggtaaaaataatcagaaaaaaaattggcttaaacattgaaaacatatttttatgCACATGAGAAAAACTATTTGtttcaacataaaatatttcccttcaaaaaaagttttcaacaaaaattttatgagaaaaataagttatttacttattttcaaGTGGAAGAAGAGTTTTAATTAgttgattttgtttggttgaaataTCTAACAGCATGAAGATAAAAGAtcactatctaaaaaaaatgcattaccATTTTCTAAGATTTTATTGGTGTTTTCAAGTAATcctaaaaatgtttttgttGACTATGATTTTCAGTCtattaaatattgaaaaataagaaaactattttcaagaaaatacttTATACAAAGCCAAACGAATTTGAATGTAAATGAGTACTTACATTGGCATTGTTTTCATATGAGAGTAGAAATCGATCAACTCCTTATTGTTAGGATCATTTCCCAATAAGCCTTCTAATTAATAGATTTTGTAATTGACCCCTTAGCTTACTCACTCCAAGTTCATTTGAGATTCTCATCAATTTGGCACGTCCATTTACAATGGCAATGTCCTGAATCTTTAGTAGTTCTCCAGTACTATATGCTTGATTCACCAATTGATTAACAGCAGCCATAATGTCCCTtcaaatatgaaattaaaaaaaagtgatcaAATAAATCATTAGATCATATGATAATTTTACAAAGatcatgaaaataaattaaaagctATTTTCATACCTTACAATAATCTTATACTTATCATCCAATTGATAACAAGACCAAATcctagtatttttctttttaaattggtCTAACGTGGAATCTATTTTCTCCATCACTAGCCAAACTTTGGGATTACTTATAACCATGAGGGGAGAAACAAATTCACCACTTCTAAGTCCTTGGAGAAGGCTTTTGCTCATTTGAGCtttttcactattatcaaatcgAATAAATGATACACAAGCACCACTCAAGGAGCCATGACAAACGTCTCCACCAGAGTTTGAAATTTCGTACTCAAGTGCTGCTCTTCCTTTTTCCTGTAGTAAATAGAGAAGAATCCCAACTTtcaagttaaaatataaagCAAAGCAACAATTTAGAGAGATGTAGTGAATACAAGATAAGTTAATCAATTATCAATATGCATTTAAAGAatgatttattatgatttttttagatatgcattttggtttaattaGTATGATTAGAAATATAGATCAATATGATGGACAGTCATATAAAAGTGGTCTAAATTTGAGTTACAAACATGTACGcgcatttctaaaaaaaaactttaccaagatgaagaaaaaactaCTATTTCATTTCAGGATTTTGATGTATAGTAAGAATGAAAGTAAAATCACACACAtgcataaaataattgtaatttaagaataagaaaaaagtgGGGGGACTGTGAAAATGTCAACTATAAAATTTAAGATAATTCTCAAAGtttccaaaaaaacaaagttagtattttttttagtacttttgtaatttatttgtatATGCTAGCAGTTATTGAAGCATCAGTTACGTTAACTGTAATaggaaaatcaaaatcaatcatATCAGCAGGTAGTTACAATATATGAAATCTACCTAAATAAATACTATAGAAAgtttacttttatatatttatgcaCATATTTGTATGTTTTGTGTAATATTTGGATCCGGGATGTTTATACATATATGCTTGTgcgtataaatttttttttttgagaagattctGCATATAATTTGGATATGGGATTTTTCTTAAATCTttcaatctattttttctttatgtgaCAAATTGtatagcttaattttttttttcctttttgaggATAATAGGATTTGAAACCATGTTCGTAAGACAACATATGTAATAGCTAGATTTGCTAAAGATGTAAACGATGTCCACGTATATAgcatgtattttttataaagtcTATGGAAGGGTTTGGCTGATTGGAATTTCTCTATGATTTTAAACATGTATTTTaagggttttaacttttaatcgGTAACATTCTTCcatgaatataaataaaaggttaagaataaaaaactttaaatatcGGTTTCTAAATATGATGGATTGTTTACAAACTTATGCTATAATTAAACACTGAtctagtaaaaattaaaaacttttctcTTTTATGCAATAGATGTAATACATTAATTTCTTTACCGATATTGAGTATATACTTTAGACTTCTTTACACAGGTCTAGAAGAGTGGCTCTAGAAGACTAGACCtgtgcttctcaaaaaaaaaaaaaaaaaaaaaaaaaattgtttgtaatTAATGGagcataaaaataaatcttaccACGTTGGGTTCTGTCAATGAGCTTTTTGGTAAACCTGTatgtcaagaaaaaaaaagaaaaaaaagattcaagTTTTTACACCATAAAGCAAGaataattgaaaagaaataaaatagtgaTAGAAGCATGGAAGATGAGTCTGAGCTTACTGGAAAATCCGGCTGACAAAGTTATCGAACACTTCGGCAATGGTGGAAATTCATTATTCTTATTTTCATCACTTTGTAGTCTCATGCTTGGGGTTGGAGAgcttgaattattattttttttgagaaatggagAGCTTGATGTAGAATCCTCTTTTTGGGAACTCGAAACATTTTTAAATAGTGAGACATATAATTGACCCCTCATTTTGGGTGCTGCTTTGCATTTGTTTGAGAAGAGAGCCTGGAACTAGAAAGAATCATAGATGGGTTACTTTACAATAGGTGGGTTTTAGTCTTcggacatttttattttgataaacttCCCCATGAACGTCGTTGCTAGCATggtaccttttatttttttaatataaaaaaatcctTTGGCTCTTACTTACAGTTGGACGTGGAGCCCATGTTTCTAATGTTGGACGTGGACAGTGGACCCCATGTTTGATTCTGTTCTTAAAGGTTAAAACGAcggtattttggtttttttgttttttttttttttcatttccgtGCTTATGTTTTATCAAGACTGAAGATTAACGACGCCTTTCCTGttccaaatttccaatttttttttgcaacttgtcaatgaattttattttttattttttattttctttgcgtGTTTAAGTCAAAAAGTGGTTAATATTACTGTTagatgattttgtttttattagggTTCCTgggattattttatttcattgacCGTTTACTTCAAtcagctttatttatttatttttatttttattttttagtattacAGAACACACAACCGCCTCCAAAATTCTTCTCTCCTAACCCCACCAAGTATTTTATtataagagaaacaaaaaatatttgaggTATTGTGCATAACATCATCCATCAGCCATTCAAAATAGTAAGTTAGGAACGTTTTCAAAGAATTaaggaaactaacatctcgagttttaaaaactcgagattCATATTATAACTCGAGTCCAAAAGACTCGTTTTGGGAGTGtgaaatgccacatagatctcgagtctttaaaactcgatttccatgcaaaaaaatttcacctatagtggcgttttcctgcaaaaattttattaaagtacAGGTTTGGGgggtcctatagtggcgtttttaagccatatagtgacattttatagacctatagcggcgtttttactCAATTAATGGAAATAGAGtgtttaaaactcgattttcagcctgatttttttatttatccacttacaaatcgagactttaaaactcgagttttatcttggaactcgagttttagacactcgagatgctagttttcaaaattgttttgaaacttgacaattaactaaattttttaatatttattgttatttagaaaaaaaattcaaaatatttagtGTTGCATGTTTCTGTTGACTCTTGAGGGAGAGAGAAACAGAAAAATAcaggtttcttttttcttttcttttggttcagACTTCAAAGTTTTCATTCAAACATGGCTTCAGGATCTCTGTGTTCCACCGAGGCTCTGCTTCTGGTATTTATCGGACTTTGCTTTGATGGGTTGTTCTTTATTtgccttttatatataaatcagAAAGACTCAGATGTGGATTTGGatctttcatttatatttttgtattagTTGCTTGAAATGGTTGATCTATGATTCTTTGATCAGGATATTGGTTTttgaaatggttttttttttttttcgtgcgTCACTGGTATCATATTTATTtaccaaattttgatttttattagtGCTGAGGTCAGTGGGTTCTTGAATCTGGATATTCATATATCAATATATTGTCTCTCTGTGTGAGGTCAGTTCATGTTGTGCTGGAATTGTGATTAATGTTAGGCCAATTAGTACCATAGATCATCTAAACTCTTAAGAACCAGTGGGTTCTTTTCATTGTGATATTCTTATTATTGTGAATTCTACTCAGGTTGAACAGTCTGCTTACAATATAGTTCATCTCAATTCATCATTTGCACGCACGAGTGTTTGGATAAAGTTATGTAAAGACAATAGGCTGTTATTTTTTAAGTGTTCATACTCTGATTTCAAGGACCTCTCCATCTCAATTCAACTATTTACTTATATGAAAAAGCAGCTTATTTACTACTATTATTTATGATGCTCCAACAGTATGTGAGGGTGTCAagagtattgtaaaaaaaaaaaatgtaaaagggTTTTGAATGCTTCTGCAAGCATAACAAGCAACATTCTTCATTTGTCAGTGCATTactcagctctctctctctctcaatttttttattggagtttttttttctcataaagtTCTCCAATCAAATTTCTAATCGATATATCCATATAGAATAGAGATAGTTCTCCCATATAAATGATAATCTAGTTCATTGATTTTGTAGCATTCTGCAATATCTTTTCATTTCTAGTTACAGatagacgtggcaaaacgggggggtcgggtcgggttcgggtcgggtcaatcgggtttgcgggtcaaaacgggtcatttttaaaacgggtcaatcgggttgcgggtcaaacgggtcgcgGGTTGAGTCGGGGTCGTGAGTCGGGTCGAGTTGAcccatatttttcaaacaatttttttttttttttttggaaatagatgcaatctgtcaattgtttatgagttccttaattgtgattagattctcactagtgatattgttaccaattaccactaaacacttgaattgatacccaaatttggtgcaactcctgttccagctttctagaaactaatcttggtataattttcaatctatttaaagtaggaagagaaaataaaggtagcaagtaaaaaataacaaactataatagagtacataacatattaagtaaaaaagaataagtaaatattttataaaaattacacctcaatctaAATCTACTCAACATTGGTAAACGTGGCAAAACgtgcgggtcgggttcgggttcgggtcgggtcaaaacgggtcacgggtcaaaacgggtcatttttaaacgggtcaatcgggttacgGGTCAAACGAGTTGCAGGTCAAACGGgtcgggtcaaaacgggtctgacccgttttgccatgtctagttaCAGAATcactttatttaatattaattttgggAATTGTTGATATCATGTCTTTGTTGGATTCTTTGAAAATTGACCTACCTATTGTGCTTATACTTTTCTTCTGCATTATACGTGCAGTTGTGAAGGATCTTAAGTATCTTGACTCTCATGAGTGGATTAACGTTGAGGGGAATTCTGATACTTTTGGCATAACCAACCATGCTCAGGATTATTTAAGTGATGTTGTCTATTAAATTACTAgaaatgggggctcctgtatcACAGGGCAGCAGCTTTGGTGTGGTTGAAAGTGTCAATACTACTagatattttcatatttattgtCCCATTTTTTGGGAAGTGGTTGAAGTAAACTAAGAGCTCAATGACTTCCTGGGTCTGGTGAGTCTCCttttctaatttgagtttcagTGCCTTATGTtatgtaggttttttttttttttttttttttttttttttgtgggagggggggggggggggggggggggggaagggggggGTGTCTGGATCCACAAGTAAATTTATAGAATGGAACTGGAGAGAAAAGATaaccatattttctttttcattgttgACTGAAACTGAATGTCTCTATATTGCCAATCATCTAGAAGCTACACTAGAGTTTCAGTACATTGCCAACCAATCTGAACTTGCTTTTGCATTTGTTAAGTATGTGATTCCTGATGTTATGTTCGTTTATTTTACATGAGAATCCATGCACAAGTGCTCTTgagcctcttttttttctttcccaatCAAAGTTTGTAGAGTCAGTCAACAAGCTTTACTTACCACATTAAGCTGACTCTCTcatcttttattcttttggagGTTCTTCTTTTCTTCGCATGTGTTGAAACATTGAAACAAGGCCGCTTTCTGATAGCCTGTTATTTCCTTTCCTACGCCtccttgtctctctctctctccaatctaAGTAGCTCAATCCAACacctatcttttttttaatctaaaccCTCCGCCTATCTATAGCCTTCCCATTAAGGGGAAGAGGTGCCACTGGGGTGCAAATGCTTGTGGCAGGTCAAACCAGCACTAGTTTTCTCCATGCTTGTGCTAGGTACCACTGCCcctaaaacaataataatgttACAATTAAGTTTTCTGCCTTTCAATTCTAGTTTTCTCAATTGTTCCTGTGATAAATTACTTGCAGTTAAAGGCATAATATTATGGGTTTTATTATGCAATTGGGTTCAGCTTGATGGTTTTGTATTAGGGTTTCTGGGGTTAATTTATTTCATTGCCTGTTTAGTTTAATtggctttattttttatgactctttttgattttgggatttttgaattttagggttttattggAGGAATTGCGATTGCCATCATTAGGAGTGGATCTTAGCAAGCCTCTGTACGTTTGTGTTTCTGTGTACAAGGGCATTTCCgcggccaaaatggccaaatggccaTAAAATTGTAAGTATATAGTTAGTAGACCCAGTTTGTAAACATTACaatttactagcatctcgagtcttaaagactcgattttcatgctCTAATTACATCCtatgtggcatatttttccacgtggacacatagaaatcgagtctctaccCCTATAAATAGGACCAACTCAGACCAAACACCAGAGCATCAGAGGAAaaacccagagaaaaaaaaaaaaaaaaaaagaaaaccagaaaaagaaagagagagaagatcgAGATCGGAGACCAGGTGTGTGTGGCATGACCAGAAACTGACCAATGACCCAGGCTTGCGCGAGACCCAGgcggcctggggctcgcgcTGGCCAGGGGCTCGCGCTggcctggggctcgcgcgagCCTGGGTCGCGTgcggcctggggctcgcgcgagCCTGGGTCGCGTgcggcctggggctcgcgcgagCCTGGGTCGCGTGCGGCCTAAGGCTCGTGCGAGCCCCAGGCCGCGCGCGACGCTGGCCGGCGTGAGCCCCAGGCCGCGCTGGTGaggttctctctttctctccctctgatctgatctgaGTAGCGGtgagtttctctttctctccctctgatctgatctgaTCTGCGTAGCAGTGAAGtttcttaaatttgttttgggtatttcgGCATGTAcagacttagaatttttttaaaaaattttgggttagaaatcgagtcttagagactcgatttccaggtggaCACCCACAtggaaaaaatgccacatcagaaCTGATCCAAGCATACAAATCgagcctcaaagactcgatttatagtcCCAAAAtcaagtctttaagactcgagatgctagtaagtTATAATGTTTATAAACTGGGTCTACTAACTATATACTTACGATTTTAtggccatttggccattttggcccatttCCGCTTATATCATCTATTCCATCAAATTGAGTGATATACTACCATCCTGCAATGCACCAACATCAACATTAACCCAATGCCATATCAATTAGAAAAGCtgagatttggatttggatctCTCATATATGTATTAGTTAGTTAAAATGGTTGATCTATGATTCTTTGATCAGAATATTTCGTCTTTGGAAATTGGGTTGGTTTGTTTTTGTCATTGGCATCATAtttaccatgtttttttttcaattactgCTGAGGTCAATGGGTTCTTGAATTTGGGCATTCATAAATCAATATACTCTGTGTATGTGAAAGCTATACTTTTTATAGTGTTGTCAGTTTCTTGTTGTGCTGGAATTGTGATTAATCTTAGGTCGAttattcctataattttttttttctttttaatgaaaaatgtgACCTAAGCCATTGTCTGTCACAtataatttgttgaaaattCAAACCCAAGTGTGATAGTTTGGAGGTAGTTGCTGTCAGTATGGACAATGATCTGTTGCTATAGTGGTGGAAAGTGTGgtgcatatttttttaattaaatcataTGAAATATAGGACGTGTGATATCTCAAATGTAATATGATTGTTGAACACACTAATACCATGATTATTATTTGACTTATTGAACACGCTTCTTTGAGATTTAAATTTGTCATGggactacttatcaaaaaaaaaaaaatgtcatgggACTAAGATACTAGTGGCTcattttttaagagaatttcTAAGAACAAAGAAGGAATTGTATAGATGTGAAAGGGTTTTAAATGCTTCTGAAGCTTAACACGCCAAATTCTTAATTTGTCAGTGCATtgctcatctctctctctctctcaatgctTTTATTGGAGTTCTGATTTCTCATAGGAAGTTATCTGGTTAAATTTCTAATTGATATATCCATATGGAATAAAGATGGTTCTCCAATACAAATGATAATCTAGTTCATTGATTTTGTAGTATGCAGCAATATCTTTTCGTTTCTAGATATAGAATCACTTAAGGGGAAGAAGCTTTACTATAGTGGAGTGGTGTTGTGTGTGTCGGTGTAGTGGAGAGGCAGTGGATCACTTGTTGGTTCACTACAAGGTTGCGTACCAATTGTGGAGTTTTGCTTTGAGATCTTTTTGTGTCTTTTGTTTTACCTGAGAGAGTGGTTGACCTTTTGTTTGGGTGGTGTAATTGGTTGGGGAAGTACTCCTCGGGTATTAGGAACTTGGTGCCATTATGCTTGATGTGAACAATCTGGAGGAACAAAACAGGCGTACGCTTGAGGATTTGGAGAGTATGGGGGACAAGCTCATTGCCTCATTTATAGacactttgtttgattggtctcatGCTTAGGGATTCACATCTAGTGATTCCATTCCAATGTTTTTAGAGTCTCTTTCTTGATGTACATAGCTTCTGTTTTTTTGGCATAATTATTTTGGCTACtttatgctttctttttttaaataaagtattCTCGTCTATCAAAAAACTAAATGTTGAGATGGGATCTTTATTGGTTTATTAGAAAATTGATCTGCTTTCTCCATGTTACATGTGGTTGTGAAGGATCTTAAGTACCATGACTCTCATGAGTGGGCGAAAGTTGAGGGGAATTCTGCTACTGTTGGTATAACCGACCATGCTCAGGATCATTTAGGTGATGTTGTCTACATTGAATTACCGGAAGTGGGAGCTCCAGTATCACAGGGCGACAGCTTTGGTGTGATTGAAAGTGTCAAGGCTACTAATGATATTAATTCTCCCATTTCAGGGAAAGTGGTTGAAGTAAACGAAGAGCTCAATGACTCCCCTGGTCTGGTAAGTCTCCttttctaatttgagtttcagtgctgtatgttttttcttttttttgtttgtcttttttgttttgttttgcttctttttttttttcttttttttttttttgggtgtattgGGTCTGGATCAACAAGTAAAGTCATAGATTGGAACAGGAGAGAAATGATAACTGTATTTTCTTTCTCATGGTTGACTGAAACTGAATGTCTCATAATTGAATTTTGTGCTAATGCACTTAAGATTTTGGGGGAGGAGTGGTTATGAACTGATTTGAACCATCTccaatcttcatcttttgacATCAATGCATAAACAAAAC encodes:
- the LOC126704564 gene encoding glycine cleavage system H protein 2, mitochondrial-like isoform X2; amino-acid sequence: MASGSLCSTEALLLDLKYHDSHEWAKVEGNSATVGITDHAQDHLGDVVYIELPEVGAPVSQGDSFGVIESVKATNDINSPISGKVVEVNEELNDSPGLPI
- the LOC126704564 gene encoding glycine cleavage system H protein 2, mitochondrial-like isoform X1 → MASGSLCSTEALLLDLKYHDSHEWAKVEGNSATVGITDHAQDHLGDVVYIELPEVGAPVSQGDSFGVIESVKATNDINSPISGKVVEVNEELNDSPGLVEVSDSGELKRLMDADKYTKFCEEEEDDIH
- the LOC126704564 gene encoding glycine cleavage system H protein 2, mitochondrial-like isoform X3; the encoded protein is MASGSLCSTEALLLDLKYHDSHEWAKVEGNSATVGITDHAQDHLGDVVYIELPEVGAPVSQGDSFGVIESVKATNDINSPISGKVVEVNEELNDSPGLDG